A stretch of Plesiomonas shigelloides DNA encodes these proteins:
- a CDS encoding flagellar protein FlaG, with protein MDISSHAASLLPSTDSINRQAKQHSSSVDAHFAENTGKMLTSEHTSPQNHNFVDKNLEESDLSEVTAQIEKFMNSMQRGLAFSIDEKSGNQVVSVLDKRSGEVIRQIPSEDMLVIARQMADKAAGILLKTEV; from the coding sequence ATGGATATCTCTTCTCATGCAGCAAGTCTGCTGCCTTCAACTGATTCTATTAATCGTCAGGCTAAACAGCATTCTTCTTCTGTCGACGCTCATTTTGCCGAAAACACCGGCAAGATGCTGACATCTGAGCATACGTCGCCGCAAAATCACAATTTTGTTGATAAAAATCTTGAAGAGAGTGATTTAAGTGAAGTAACCGCACAGATTGAAAAATTCATGAACAGCATGCAGCGTGGGCTGGCGTTTAGTATTGATGAAAAGTCGGGCAACCAAGTGGTCTCAGTGTTGGATAAGCGCAGCGGTGAGGTGATCCGCCAGATCCCGTCAGAGGATATGCTGGTGATTGCGCGCCAAATGGCGGACAAAGCGGCAGGAATTTTGCTTAAAACCGAAGTATAA
- the pseB gene encoding UDP-N-acetylglucosamine 4,6-dehydratase (inverting) translates to MFNDKVILVTGGTGSFGHQFVEMTLAKYNPKKIIIYSRDEMKQWDMAKKYPNEKRLRFFIGDVRDKDRLMRALDGVDFVVHAAATKIVPTAEYNPFECIKTNINGAMNLIDACIDKGIQKVVALSTDKASSPANLYGATKLASDKLFVAGNSYSGANKTRFAVVRYGNVMGSRGSVIPFFLSIKDKGVLPVTDPRMTRFMITLEQGVELIWHAFADMVGGEIYVKKSPSMNITDIAATIAPEAQQEIVGIRPGEKLHEQMIGVEDSYYTYEYPEHYKILPAIHEWHASPERIKDGKKVTEGFVYSSDNNTEWMSKDTLQTWIELNQAKIGSI, encoded by the coding sequence ATGTTTAATGACAAAGTGATTCTGGTAACCGGCGGTACTGGCTCTTTCGGTCACCAGTTTGTTGAAATGACTCTGGCCAAATACAACCCTAAAAAAATCATCATTTATTCACGTGATGAAATGAAACAATGGGATATGGCTAAGAAATATCCAAACGAAAAACGCCTGCGCTTTTTCATTGGTGACGTGCGTGATAAAGATCGTTTAATGCGTGCACTGGATGGCGTTGATTTTGTTGTGCACGCCGCCGCAACTAAAATTGTGCCTACCGCTGAATACAATCCGTTTGAATGCATCAAAACCAATATCAATGGTGCCATGAACCTAATTGATGCCTGCATCGATAAAGGTATTCAAAAAGTTGTCGCACTGTCTACAGATAAAGCTAGCAGCCCTGCGAACTTGTATGGGGCGACTAAGTTAGCCTCAGATAAGCTCTTTGTTGCGGGCAACTCTTACTCTGGTGCTAACAAAACCCGCTTTGCCGTTGTTCGCTATGGCAATGTGATGGGATCTCGCGGTTCAGTTATTCCATTTTTCCTGTCAATCAAAGACAAAGGCGTTCTGCCAGTAACAGATCCGCGCATGACACGCTTTATGATCACGCTAGAGCAAGGTGTTGAACTCATTTGGCATGCCTTCGCAGATATGGTGGGTGGCGAGATTTACGTTAAGAAAAGCCCGTCGATGAATATCACAGATATTGCAGCAACGATCGCACCGGAAGCACAACAAGAAATTGTCGGTATCCGTCCAGGTGAGAAACTGCATGAACAAATGATTGGTGTTGAAGACTCCTACTACACCTACGAATACCCTGAACATTATAAAATCCTACCCGCAATCCATGAGTGGCATGCATCTCCTGAGCGTATCAAAGATGGTAAGAAAGTGACTGAAGGCTTTGTTTATTCCAGTGATAACAACACTGAATGGATGAGCAAAGATACGCTTCAGACATGGATTGAGCTGAACCAAGCTAAAATTGGGAGTATCTGA
- a CDS encoding flagellin: protein MAITVNTNVTALNAQRNLNKTNNALNVSIQRLSTGSRINSAKDDAAGLQISNRLTSQINGLDVAAKNANDGISIAQTAEGAMQESTNIMQTMREKALQSANGTNSADDRAAIQKEVSALSTELDRIANTTSFGGQKLLDGSFGSRALQVGSEAGETINLSLNSTKASDLKTKVHSVTMSAKEVTVGTAGTPGTTSFAISGADGKAIATINTATMNKCMGGDGKVDLSKVAEEINKQSGKSGATASVNASGKLEIISASKIGAKGAAAGAAASATISMADIDMSTQSGSNKALLVIDSSLKQIDSQRADLGALQNRLSSTISNLENISENSAAGRSRIMDVDFAKETTNMTKQQILQQAGGAMLAQAKALPQAALSLLG, encoded by the coding sequence ATGGCTATTACTGTAAATACCAACGTAACCGCGCTGAATGCCCAGCGTAACCTGAACAAAACCAACAACGCGCTGAACGTATCCATCCAGCGTCTGTCTACTGGTAGCCGTATCAACTCTGCAAAAGATGATGCTGCTGGCCTGCAGATCTCCAACCGTCTGACCTCTCAGATCAATGGTCTGGATGTGGCAGCAAAGAACGCTAACGACGGTATCTCCATTGCACAAACTGCTGAAGGTGCAATGCAAGAATCTACCAACATCATGCAAACTATGCGTGAAAAAGCGCTGCAATCTGCTAACGGTACTAACTCTGCGGATGACCGTGCGGCAATCCAAAAAGAAGTGTCTGCTCTGTCTACTGAACTGGATCGTATCGCGAATACTACCTCTTTCGGTGGCCAAAAACTGCTGGATGGTTCTTTCGGTAGCCGTGCACTGCAGGTAGGTTCTGAAGCTGGTGAAACCATCAACCTGAGCCTGAACAGTACTAAAGCTAGCGATCTGAAAACAAAAGTTCATTCAGTGACGATGAGTGCAAAAGAGGTTACTGTTGGCACTGCTGGTACTCCAGGAACTACTAGTTTTGCTATCAGTGGCGCTGATGGTAAAGCGATTGCAACTATCAATACTGCAACCATGAATAAATGTATGGGTGGCGATGGTAAAGTAGACCTGAGCAAAGTTGCAGAGGAAATTAATAAGCAGTCTGGTAAAAGTGGTGCAACAGCATCTGTAAATGCATCTGGCAAACTGGAGATCATCAGCGCTAGCAAAATTGGTGCTAAAGGGGCTGCTGCTGGTGCTGCTGCTTCTGCTACCATTTCTATGGCTGACATCGATATGTCTACCCAGTCCGGCTCTAACAAAGCACTGCTGGTTATCGACTCATCTCTGAAGCAAATCGACAGCCAGCGTGCTGATCTGGGTGCGCTGCAAAACCGTCTGAGCAGCACCATCAGCAACCTGGAGAACATCTCTGAAAACTCCGCTGCTGGCCGTAGCCGTATCATGGACGTAGACTTCGCGAAAGAAACGACCAACATGACCAAGCAGCAGATCCTGCAACAAGCAGGTGGCGCGATGCTGGCTCAAGCGAAAGCTCTGCCACAAGCAGCGCTGTCTCTGCTGGGTTAA
- the pseC gene encoding UDP-4-amino-4,6-dideoxy-N-acetyl-beta-L-altrosamine transaminase: MIPYGRQQISQDDIDAVVAVLQSDFLTQGPQVPAFELALQQATGAQYALAVNSATSALHIACMALGLGVGDRLWTTPITFVASANCARYCGADVDFVDIDPVTYNLCPQQLEKKLKQAQQNGTLPKIVVPVHLCGYPCDMAAIYALSQEYGFHIIEDASHAIGGQYHGEPIGNCRYSDITIFSFHPVKIVTTAEGGAALTNCPELAERMALLRSHGITREPSRMQGESHGSWYYQQIDLGYNYRMTELQAALGVSQMTRLDEFVTRRHQLAQRYHAALHDLPLTRPLFSQQDAYSALHLYVIRLQRSKLNKTRRDIFDTLRNAGIGVNIHYIPVHTQPYYQNLGFQIGEYPIAEAYYEDAISLPMFAAMTDQQQDTVIEVLRTILQDAQL; the protein is encoded by the coding sequence ATGATCCCTTACGGTAGACAGCAGATCTCTCAGGATGATATTGATGCCGTTGTTGCTGTATTGCAGTCGGATTTCTTAACTCAAGGGCCACAAGTGCCGGCCTTTGAGTTGGCTTTACAGCAAGCTACCGGCGCTCAATATGCTCTGGCTGTCAACAGTGCGACATCGGCGTTACATATTGCCTGTATGGCGCTCGGATTAGGTGTTGGCGATCGTTTATGGACAACACCGATTACCTTCGTCGCATCCGCTAACTGTGCCCGCTATTGTGGTGCCGATGTCGATTTTGTCGATATTGACCCCGTGACCTATAACTTGTGCCCACAGCAGCTGGAGAAAAAACTCAAGCAGGCTCAACAAAACGGTACCCTGCCAAAAATTGTTGTGCCGGTACATTTATGCGGCTATCCATGCGATATGGCAGCCATTTATGCGCTATCGCAAGAGTACGGCTTTCATATCATCGAAGATGCCTCGCACGCAATTGGGGGGCAATACCATGGCGAACCCATCGGTAACTGCCGATACTCCGACATCACGATTTTTAGCTTTCATCCGGTAAAAATCGTCACCACCGCCGAAGGTGGCGCTGCATTGACCAACTGCCCAGAATTAGCCGAGCGCATGGCACTGCTACGCAGCCATGGCATCACCCGAGAGCCATCAAGAATGCAGGGCGAAAGTCACGGTAGTTGGTATTACCAACAAATTGACCTTGGCTATAACTACCGTATGACCGAATTACAAGCCGCGCTCGGCGTTTCTCAAATGACACGCTTAGATGAGTTTGTTACGCGCCGCCATCAACTGGCCCAACGTTATCATGCAGCGCTACATGATTTACCGCTAACGCGGCCATTGTTCAGCCAACAAGATGCTTATTCTGCTCTTCATCTGTATGTGATCCGGCTTCAACGTTCAAAACTCAACAAAACACGGCGAGACATTTTTGATACGCTGAGAAATGCCGGAATCGGTGTCAATATTCACTATATCCCTGTTCATACCCAGCCTTATTATCAAAACTTAGGTTTTCAAATTGGCGAGTACCCGATAGCTGAAGCCTATTATGAAGACGCTATTTCATTACCTATGTTTGCGGCAATGACAGATCAGCAGCAAGACACCGTAATCGAAGTACTGCGTACCATTTTACAGGATGCACAACTGTGA